The sequence GCCAGCAACCGCCTCTTCATCTGACATCGATGCAGCCATTCGCGAGCGAACGCGGAGCGATTTGTCAATTTACCAGCTCGATATGGAGTTGTTATCGGCATTGCAGCCTGATATTATTCTGACCCAGGCCCTCTGTGATGTCTGTGCAGTGCCACTGCGCCAGGTGGAAGCTGCCGTGGCCGATGCGGCGACGCAGGTTCTGTCTTTTGAGCCAACTGATCTGGCCGGTATCTTTGGCGCCATTAAAGCCATTGGTCGAGCTTTGGGCGTGAGCGAGCGGGCAGAACATTTAGTACACGAACTAACCTTACGGGTTGAACAGGTGCGGAGGGTTGCCGCCCAGATCACGCATCGACCGCGGGTATTAGCTATTGAATGGCTCGATCCGGTATTCAGCGCCGGACATTGGGTGCCGGAGCTCATCACCATCGCTGGTGGGCAGCCAGTACTGGCAACGGCCGGTGAACGCTCGCAACGGCTGTCGTGGCCTGACGTAATCGCCGCTGCACCTGAGGTCGTGATCTTAATGCCCTGCGGTTTTACCCTCGAACGAACCCTGGCTGAAGCGGCTACTCTGTTACCCCGGCGTGCTGGCTGGTCTGCACTCCCTGCGGTACGGACAGGGAATGTCTTTGCCGTAGATGCCAATGCCTATTTCAGCCGCCCTGGCCCACGGATTGTTGATAGTCTCGAGTTGTTGGCCACGCTCATCCATCCCGAACTATTTGCCGGTTGGGGTCCATCAGGAGCCAGTACCCCGATTGTGTTACAATAGGAATATATTGGTAGTGCCATCCACAAGATCATCTCCCAGCCTATTGCGTGGAAAGGATAGAAATCACTATGAGCGAAAAAGAAATAACTATTGCTAAAGCATTGATGGTATTAGCTACTGAAGTTGAGCAGCCGGTAAGTCTATCACAACTGTGTGATCTCATTAATGAGCGATGGTCTACCAATTATGCAAAAAATTCGCTCCGTAACCATTTAAGGTGGAATGCTCCGCACGTAGGTTGGGTGCGCATACATCGGAACCAATACCTGTCTTTGCCGGCAGCCCTTGAAGGTGTACGTTTTCGATGCTGGCCAAAATCGGCAGAGATTGCTTCTGGTTTGTTATCGGTAAAGCATTTGGTACCGTTTTTTTACGCTGATCACACACCGTTGATTTACGATGAACAGGGTGAAATGATCCAGATCGTCAGGAACTCCAAGCTCTTTCCCTGGACTGCATCCTTACATTTGCAACTTCAGCAGTGGTTCAAACGGCATCGTTTTACCGAAGGTGATAGCATTCTGGTCGAAATTCGCTATCGAAAGTCTCGGAACCAGATCGAGCAGCGTTTATACCTCTCGTATGAATCGGCTGCCGCATTTCAGGCTCAGGCCGTTGCGGCACAGGATCAAGAATTTATTCAAGCCATCGTTGAACAGTTCGACAGTCTTGGCGGAACGGCTACTTCGGTTGAGGCTGTTGTGTTGCCGGTGATTGCTCGTGCCCCATGGCGAACTTCATACCCTGGCCGTCCGTGGCAATACTTGTTGGAAGAAGATGGCCGTTTGTCCCTCGACGAAACCGGCACACTCATCAATGAAAAGGTGTTGCAATCTTTGATAACAGGTAGAGATGTATCTCGTCCTGCTGCTCAGGCAACAGCCTCTTCTGCGGTATCAACACCGCAAGATGCTGCGCTTTTGAAGGACATAGCTGAACTACAACAGGAGATTCAACGTTCACGTGAGCAAGATCGACGGGCTGGTGTGTGGGATGGTACGTTAAGCCGGAATTCATATATGCCAGATGAAGATGACGAAGAATATGTTCTGGACGCCGATCTCTTCGATTTGATGAACGAAGATAGAAAGCTGCACGATCTCTTTGCTCACATCAGTTCACGTCTGCGCGAGGTTTTACCACCAGAGGTGCAGCAACGTCTGAGTAATGCCACCCCTGCCGAAGCTGAGACGATCTTAAGCTCGCAACTGAATTATCTCCTGGTAAAGGCGCCCGATCTGTTCCCGAAACTTGATCTAACATCGCATCCTTTTTCGATTGATGTTTCGACGCTCAACAATAGGGACGTTGAATTCGATCTCGCTCTCGATGCAGACGATGATGAGGACGACTGGGATAACGACTGGGACGACGATTGGGATGATGAAGATGACGAAGATTGGGATGACGAGGTTCAGGAGGTCGAGCGGGATTTTGCTCTCAAAGAGCAAGCATTAAACCGCAGCCAAGAGCTGATGAATCTCTACTTTGGTTATCTCCAGGAAACCGGGCGGAAGCGAAGTACAGCTCTCTCGTATGCCCGTCCTCTTCAGCCGTATGCGAATTTTCTCGCAACGTTCTACCATCGTTCGCTCGACGCCGGTGATTACGCAACGCTTGATGAGTTTCTGTTCTACTATTATCCCTACCACAACGATCATGTCGCGAAGGAGCGAGTGCGCGAAATGTGTCATTCGCTAAGAAACTTTTACGCTTTCCTGAAACTGCGCGGCCTGATTGAGGATGACCAATTTGCGCAGGCGATCTGGCAGCGACGTTTTCAGGCCGAACGATTGATGGGTTATCGGAAAATGATCCGTAGCAAGTTTTCCGATCAGTTGCATCTGCTGCAAAAGCTCTTTGCACCGTATCTGTCGTAAGGCGCTTGGTGTTCCACACCTTTCCCCTCGCCCCTTCCTCTCCCGCAAGGGGAGAAGGAAGGGGGAGAACGAACGCAGCGATACGCGATGATCATTGTCCAAGCGTTCAAAACGGCCACCAACCCACGCGGTTATCTGGGAGTGCGCCTAGCACTCCTTACCTTCCCCCAATCTTCTTCCTCTCCCACGAGGACAAAAGAAGGGAGACATTGAGGGTTGTCGCGAACCCATCCTCAATCCGGTGACGGGCATAATCGGTGAGTTGAAACGCTCTCTCGCCAGCTTGTTCAACGACGGCGAATAATCTCGACCAACTCTTCGAGCGAAAGCCGTGAAGCATGGCGGGGCGGTGATTTTGGGGTGCCGCACAGTAACAGGCGATGGCTGGGGTGTAGGTACCAGTCGGCCTGACTATCGCACTGGCGGAGGGTTTCGTACACTGGCGCCAGATCGACGTTCGAGCGACGCTGGGCAGTGACCCCCATATAGCCGCGGCGATCACGGTAGGCGAAAAGCACAGCCCCGTAATTGAATGCGAGTCGCGAAGAGCCACCATCGGTAGTATGCACAGCGATCCCCAATCCCCACGGCGTTTCAAACTCAAGCCGGTTCTGGAATGCTTGCTCGAAGCGTAATTGCCGAACTTCGTGTTCATACCAGGCATCGAGATTCGCCAACATCGCTTGGGCAACGTGATGCGGTCGGTTGGGATACAAAGCGTTGTAACCGGCAATAAGGTCGGTAATGTTAAAGAAGACCTGCCCCGGTCGATACTCGGCGTGGTCAATCCGCGTAACCTGATCGACCAGGCGACGAAGTGCCTCGTCGTCAGGGGCAACAACCCGCCGCACCAGCTCGGCAGCGCTGAGCGTTGGATCAGATGTATGATGGTGATCGAAACGACCACCACCCGTATCGACATGAATCACTCGCGGATCGGAATCTACCGGCTGATCCTGCCATGTCCGCCCGGCAGGCACAAATTGTAAATCAGCATCTTTGGCCGGGCCAAACCGCATTAACAGCCAGATGGCGGTCAGGCAGTCGAGATCAGGCGATAGATGGCCTACAATCGTCAACGGCGTTTCCACTTTGCAAGCGTTTCTAGAGCGTTGCTCACATCTACTTGACGATAATACAGGTGATGGTTGATGGTTTTGCTGTGACACTCGTTGCTTGTTCAAATACCTTCACCCTTAACCTGATGGAGCAACACTACTATTTCTCTAAATGTCAAATCTTGTGCACAATATAGCACGATCAGCGTAGCCGCTCAAGTGGTTTACGGCTCATTATCGCCTTTATAATACACCATTTGTTGCTTTCTTGAATTGTGATGAGAAGTACAGACTAGGAGAGCGGGGAGGGAAGGGACCCCCCTAGCCCCCCGCTTGCGGGGGGTTGGGGGGGTGGAGGGTAGGGCGTGGCTTACGGCCGCTCAACAAACCTTACCGATGTAAATCAGGCAAAGTGAGCGTCAGTGGACTGTGATCGATCAACGGCCGGAGTGGAGTAACCGAGACATAACCGGCTCGCACGGCGCCGTCGTCGGTGTCGATAGCGAAATCGGGGATTCGTTCGCGGACAAACCGGAACGTGATCTGTGCCCGTTCAGCAGGACCGGTGGGGTTGAGTTCAAGATCAAGATAGTGACCGAAGAAAAACTCCGAGAGCCGGGTTTGGCGAAAGCCGCGTAACTCGCTCGGGGAAGCGACATGGGGAACATTCACGTTAAGAACCAGTGGCCCCTGCCCACGAATCTGTTCGAGCAACGGAAAGAGCCGTTCTGCTGCATAAGCTGCGGTTGCCCATGGCATCGGCGCCGGCCCCAGGTATTGTAACGAGACAGCCATCGCCGGTAAGCCCCACAAGGCGCCGATCATCGCTGCCCCAACGGTACCGCTTAGCATCACGTTACTGCCCCCGTTCAGTCCTCGATTGATACCGGAAACCACCGCATCAATTGGCGGTAATAGACCGCTCAACATTGCAATCGTCACGCACCCGACCGGTGATCCGTTATGGGCAAAGGCTAGAATGCCTTCAAGTTCGGCAGGTGGAATGATAGCCCGCAATTCACGGTTGATCTGTGGTGGGAGTGCCATACTCATTGCGCTCTGTTCTTCCGCCGGAGCAACGACGCTCACCTGAGCGCCGGCCGCACGCATGGCTTTTGCGAGCGCCCATAATCCCGGACTATCAATTCCAT comes from Chloroflexus sp. Y-396-1 and encodes:
- the surE gene encoding 5'/3'-nucleotidase SurE, coding for MHVLVTNDDGIDSPGLWALAKAMRAAGAQVSVVAPAEEQSAMSMALPPQINRELRAIIPPAELEGILAFAHNGSPVGCVTIAMLSGLLPPIDAVVSGINRGLNGGSNVMLSGTVGAAMIGALWGLPAMAVSLQYLGPAPMPWATAAYAAERLFPLLEQIRGQGPLVLNVNVPHVASPSELRGFRQTRLSEFFFGHYLDLELNPTGPAERAQITFRFVRERIPDFAIDTDDGAVRAGYVSVTPLRPLIDHSPLTLTLPDLHR
- a CDS encoding cobalamin-binding protein, producing the protein MRIASLLPGTTEIVCALGLGDHLVAVTHECDYPPEVRTLPVVTRSLLDLPATASSSDIDAAIRERTRSDLSIYQLDMELLSALQPDIILTQALCDVCAVPLRQVEAAVADAATQVLSFEPTDLAGIFGAIKAIGRALGVSERAEHLVHELTLRVEQVRRVAAQITHRPRVLAIEWLDPVFSAGHWVPELITIAGGQPVLATAGERSQRLSWPDVIAAAPEVVILMPCGFTLERTLAEAATLLPRRAGWSALPAVRTGNVFAVDANAYFSRPGPRIVDSLELLATLIHPELFAGWGPSGASTPIVLQ